The window AAAGTCTCCTCATTGGCTTGTTTTGGGTTGTGGAAGGTTATGTTTAAGATGGACCGTGATGGAAATGGTGAGGAGATTGTGCTGGACAAGCTCTTTGATTCGGTTTCTTGTTTACCTTCATTCCGAAATTTTGACAAGAACTTGTTCTTAGGTAAGACTAGCGTGTGCCTGtgcatgataaaaaaaattgttcccTGTAGCTTTTGTTACATATTTTTTGAACTAAGATTTCTATGAAAATGAAACTGTTATTCCTTAACTTGGGACCAAATTGGTTATTCTCAATCTTATCTTCTATATGTAAGAGCAGAAGGCCCTGTTTCATTCAGTCCACTTTTCCcacattttttttgctaaccCACTTTTCAATCTATCTCAGTATAACTAAGCTTCAAATTTTATGCTGAAAATTAGTTGATGTAAGCAATAAGCTTATGGTGCAGGCATGTGTGTTTTAGCTGGATGTGACTTCCTTCCATCTATTCCAGGAATTGGGATCGCAAAGGCTTATTCATTGGTCTCCAAGTATAGGAACTTAGACCGTGTAAGCATATTAAACTTCCTTGAGTGGTGCACTGTTGTTGATGTGGTTTCCCCTATTTTGAAAGCATGTTATTTATCTGGAATTTCAATAATGCATTGCTTATCCATGTAAACTTCCTGAATTCGTATTTTAAAGTTTAATGCATAAACTCTACTTCTGTTGATGTTATAGATCTAGACGAAAATGCTGctatataaaaaagaataattcTGCAGATAATATAGATCAGGGTACAGATAGTACAGATGCAAATGATGATTCCATGGGAAGGTTTAACAAATTAGGTATGAAAGGCAGAAAGAGAGTTATAAGGTAGAGAAGTTGGggcatttaaattattattagcaATTAGCAAAACACAATTGCTTAGCTAGTAATGCAACAAGGGACTTCAGGTTCGTGGGATCTTCAGTTATATACATCATCTTGTTTGTCCTACACTCCTACTTAGTACTTACCCAGTATCTGTTATTTTGAGAAATAAATTGCTCATAACTTTCACTGtcttggatatatatatatatatatatatatatatatatatatatatatatatatatatatgaactgcAACCCCACAACTTCATAACGAAGTGTGTCTTAAATATCTTGGCAGGttctttcaattttaaaatttgagaagGGTAATCAAGTGCCTGAAGATTATGTAAAATCCTTCAAAGAGGCCATTGCAGTTTTTCAGCATGCTCGAATGTATGACAAGTTCTTAAACCACAATCCATTTTCTCATCatcttaagtttttttttattcattcatAAACGATATGTATCTGCTGCAGATATGATTCTGTCTCGAAGACTGTTAAGCACATGAAACCTCTTCCAGAAACAACACTAGAGACTCTTGGCAATGAACTTGATTTCTTGGGGCCGTATCCTTTCTTTCTCTTCATTTTGCAACTTTCTTAAGGCTCTTACTGTCCTTTTAAATGTTTCATCTAGCAGTCAAGGTTGTTCTATTTGCCAGATCATTATTAATTTGTCATGCTCCATCTACAATATTTCTTATGTGCCAAGTGAAAATTCTTTTCTGAAAAATGTTCTACCATAACTGACATTAGAGATATATCTCCTTCAATGGCAATTTCAATTGCTGAAGGTAAACTAAATCCTTGTACAATGAAGGCCTTTCCAAGTTCGGATACTACATATGCTACTGCATTCCAAAATGACAAACTCCTGCAAGACGAGATCAAAACTGTGGCCTCTCAAGAAAGCTGCTTTACTGTAGTTTCTTCACATAAAAGCATAGGAAAAAGAATTACAGGCAAGTTTCTTACTGTACATACTTGTAACTGAGGGCGCTTTACTTGGGACTTGGGAGAAATAGCTCCCCCCCTTGTTCTACTAatccaaataaaaaaaacatagaCTGGATTAGGCACATTTGCATGGCGTACTACTGTTTGAACAGGGGTGTGCATTGGAAATTGATCTCGTTAATATACAAATTTCACCACCGTTTCACATTTTTTCCTTCTAATATATTATCTCAATGTCATTTCTCTTACAAAGTGCACAAGTCAAAATTAACATGCATGTCAGTTTTTTAGATAATATGCGCAATGATCTGTTCTTCAATCTCATTTCAGTGATGGAGAAGGAACCAGATGCGGAAGAAATGAAGCATCTGCTTGAGCCTGAAGGAAAAAAGTACTTAAATGAATCCTTAGCACTCGAGAAACTGGTAATGCCTTTCAGAAGCGGATCCACAGAAGAAATTACATTAGTTACTGAGAAATATCTGCCAATGGTGCCTGATAACAATCCATTTAAGAAAAGGAAAGTAAACGAACATCTGGTGCTAGATGATGATCAAGCAAAGAGTTTTATTCAACAAGATTCTGTGGTAACTGAGATTGAATGCTTGGAAATGGGAAATTCAGATGAAGTTGTTTTGGACAACGTTCAAACAGAGGGTTTCAATAAACAAAgctccacaataaccaaggctgAAAGCTTAGAAATCTTCTGTGCAACTCCAGATTCACAGAAAAGTGTGGTGTCTAAGCCTATGAAGACTACTGAAGGGAAGAAAGGTAAACTTGTAAAGAATATTAAAAACTGTGATGGAATCAATTCAGAAAATACGAAAAACAGTATATTGAAATTCTTTTCTAGAGTGTAATTCTTTGTACTTGGAAGCAAATTATCACTTCTCCGTTCTTATTTAAGTATCTTAAAATTTAAGGCCTTTATTGGGTTCTGCAGATGCAATAAAATGATTGCTATTTTAACAACTTCACTCACTACTTGTTTGCTAATTTATAACCTTAAATTTGTAGTACCCAAATTGGCAAATCCTGATAAGTTGAAGTGTTtgtgtgtggactgttgattatataaacatataaattattattataaaacacAGTAAGAGGATACATTTCAACCCAAGACAATAATGTCTGAGGCTTTTATTGCTGTACACATACTTTAAGCTATATAGTCCTTAATTCCTTATCAACCAGATTAAGAGTTTACTGCAATTTACTGCTCTCTCTGGAGCATTTTCTGGAACCAATATGCTGACATTTTAGGAATCCTCACAAGGGTTTCGAAGTCAACAAAGGTTATGCCAAACCTTGAAGAGTAACCTAATCTCCATTCAAAGTTATCGAGCAATGACCAGGCAAAATACCCAATTACATTTGCACCATCATCAATTGTCTTCTTCAGCTGTTGTATGTATGATCTGTAGTAGTTCATTCTCCCTGTATCTTTAAGACCGTCTGGAATGGTCACATTACCAGGTTGATCCATGCCTTCAATACAAGCAGTtcatatataaagtaaaaactTAGAGATCTGGAACACTGTTGATATCTGGAGAAAATAATAACGACAAGGAACTCATATGTTTTACCATTCTCAGTCAAAACAATAGTAGGATTTCCGTATCGTTCTTTAATATACATTATTGATTTGTACAGACCCCATGGTACTTCATAGAGCCAATCTGAATGTGCCTGCATATTTTGCAAATTCAGCAGCTTAAACTTCAAGTGATTAGCAGAAGAAATGgaaatttatcatatattccATAATGAAAATTTGACCAACCTTCTGACCAATAGAAGCCCCATTCTTCTCATCTGCAAAATAAATCAACAATCATGCAGGTATAACTTGAAATAGTACATTTTACATCCAAGAAAAAGGTGAAGGAACAGAAGAACTTACAAACAAACCGAACTTGCATGTCATTCAGATATTCAGGTGGCATCGAATCATTGACTACCCTGTGTTGGATGTAGTTAGCTGTGTACTGGTTTATCCCCAGCAAATCTAGAGAACCTTTGACCATCTTGGCCTCTTCCTCATTGAACTTTGGTAGTCTATCTTTAGCTACATTCTGCATGGTTTTCGGGTACTCTCCATATACCATAGGATGAAGAAACCTGCAGAAACATCACAACTATCTTCATTTCTCTTTGGAAAAAGGTACATT of the Daucus carota subsp. sativus chromosome 4, DH1 v3.0, whole genome shotgun sequence genome contains:
- the LOC108218032 gene encoding exonuclease 1, whose product is MGIKDLLRFLKPYVEPIHVKKYAGKRVGIDAYSWLHKGAYSCSMELCLNMDGDKKLQYLKYFMHRINLLRYHKITPVVVFDGGNLPCKAGTENERYMKRKMNRDLAMENKKNGNISAAYELFRRAVSITPAMAHQLIQILRSENVEFVVAPYEADAQLAYLSTIEAEQGGIDAVISEDSDLLAYGCPAVMFKMDRDGNGEEIVLDKLFDSVSCLPSFRNFDKNLFLGMCVLAGCDFLPSIPGIGIAKAYSLVSKYRNLDRVLSILKFEKGNQVPEDYVKSFKEAIAVFQHARIYDSVSKTVKHMKPLPETTLETLGNELDFLGPDISPSMAISIAEGKLNPCTMKAFPSSDTTYATAFQNDKLLQDEIKTVASQESCFTVVSSHKSIGKRITVMEKEPDAEEMKHLLEPEGKKYLNESLALEKLVMPFRSGSTEEITLVTEKYLPMVPDNNPFKKRKVNEHLVLDDDQAKSFIQQDSVVTEIECLEMGNSDEVVLDNVQTEGFNKQSSTITKAESLEIFCATPDSQKSVVSKPMKTTEGKKGKLVKNIKNCDGINSENTKNSILKFFSRV